CCCTGGTCCTCGCCGGCGCGGTGGCCGCCGGGCACCGGCGCCGGGTCTACGACTCGGTCGTCCTGAAGGTGCTCGGCGCCACCCGCGCCGACGTGCTGAAGGCCTTCCTGGTCGAATACGGCCTGCTGGGGCTGATCACCGCCGCGATCGCGGGCGCCATCGGCACCATCACCGCCTGGGCGGTGCTGACCCAGGTGATGGATTGGGAATGGACCTTCCTGCCGTCGGCCGTGCTGGTCACGGCGGCGCTCTGCACCGCGATCACGCTGGCCTTCGGCTTCGTCGGCACATGGCGGGCGCTCGGCCAGCCGGCCGCACCGCTGCTGCGGAACGATTGAGGGCGGAACGCTTAAGGCGGAAAACGCCGGTCCCGACAAAAATTCCGGGATTAAAGAAACCGCTCGCGCGTAGCGCCGGCCGAGCCAGTTTAATCGATGCAGGTCAAAGGGTTGCACGCTCGGGCAGGAACTTTCGAAGAATCCGATTTTTGTTGAATTGAGCGGGCCGCTCCCCAATATCCTTGTCCAAGTGACATCTACCTTTCGGATTGAGGATCACATGGCAAACGGCATGTTCAATCGGTACGCGACCCCCGGCCGCGCGGTCGATCAGGCCCAGTACGACGAAGGCCTGCGTCAGCACATGCTGAGCGTGTACAACTACATGATGGTTGGTCTCGGCGTGACCGGCGTGGTGGCCTTCGCGACGGCCATGCTGGCTGCCTCCAACCCGGCCTTCGCGCAGGCGCTCTACGGCTCGCCGCTGAAGTGGGTGGTCATGCTGGCCCCGCTCGGCTTCGTGTTCTTCCTGTCGGCGAAGATCCACTCCATGTCGATGTCGACGGCGCAGATGACCTTCTGGGCCTTCGCGGCGGTCATGGGCCTGTCGCTCTCGTCGATCTTCCTGGTGTTCACCGGCGCCAGCATCGCGCGGGTGTTCTTCATCACGGCGGCGACCTTCGGCGGCATGAGCCTGTGGGGCTACACGACCAAGCGTGACCTCTCGGGCATGGGCTCCTTCCTGATGATGGGCCTGATCGGCATCATCATCGCGAGCGTGGTCAACATCTTCATCGGCTCGACCGCCCTGCAGTTCGCCGTGTCGGTCATCGGCGTGCTGGTCTTCACCGGACTGACCGCCTACGACACGCAGCGCATCAAGGAAGAGTACAGCGAGGGCTACGGCTCCGAGTCGCTCGGCAAGATGGCCCTGATGGGCGCCCTGTCGCTGTACCTGAACTTCATCAACCTGTTCACGATGCTGCTGTCGCTCTTCGGCAACCGCGAATAAACAGGCTTGACGAGCGTCCCCCACCCGGGGGACGCCTGATGAACCCGGGCTTTCGAGCCCGGGTTTTTTCATGCGCGGATGCCGGCGTGCCGCGCCGGTCCGAAGCAGGGATTCCCTCGACGCCGCCTATGTCCTAAAGTATATAGAACATCCTATTACTCGAAGGGCATGAGCATATGCATACCGGGATATGCTCACCGTAAAACGCTCCCCTGCCGCTCCCAACCGTACCGATGTCCGGGCCGGCGATCGGGCGGACGACCGGGCCGGACGGCGCCGGGCCTTCAACGTGACCATCGTCTACGCCCTGGCCGCGGGTTTCTGGATCCTGCTGTCCGACGGGCTGCTCAACCTGCTGTTCGGCAACGCCGCCTCGCTGGTGCTGTCCCTGTCGCAGACCGTCAAGGGCCTGACCTTCATCCTGATCACGTCCCTTCTGCTCCACGCGCTGATCCGGCATATCGGCGCCGCAGCGCGCGCCGAGGTGGTCCTGCGCCAGGATCAGGCACGTCTCCTCGTCATGCTGGAGAACATGCCGGTGCTGGTGGCGGCGCTGGACGAGGAGGGACGGCTCGCCCTCTGGAACCGGGAGGCCGAGCGGATCACCGGCTACAGCGCCGCGGAGGCGATCGGCAATCCCCAGCTCCTGTCGCAGCTGCTGCCCGATCCCGACTACCGACGGGCGACCGCCGCCGCCTTTCGCCGCGCCGACCTGTGCTGCCGCGACTGGGAGCGGCAGATCACCTGCAAGGACGGTCAGGTGCGCACCATCGCGATCTCCTGCATCGCGCGACACTTTCCCATCGCCGACTATCCCGGCGGCTGGGGGATCGGCGTCGACGTGACCGCGCGCCTCGCCCGCGAGCGGGAGCTTGCCGAGGCGCGCGACGCGCTGGAAGGCGCCCGTGCCGAAGCGGAAGCGGCCAGCCGCGCCAAATCCGATTTCCTCGCCCTGGTCAGCCATGAGCTGCGCACCCCGCTGACCGCGGTGATCGGCTTCGCCGACGTGATGCGGGCGGAGTATTTCGGTCCCTTGGGCTCCCCCCGCTACCATGACTATTGCCGCGACATCGAAACCAGCGGGCGTCACCTGCTGAGCCTGATCGACGGCATCCTCGACCTCGCCAAGACCGAGACCGGCCGCTATGTGCTCACCGAGAAGGAAATCGACCTGCCGGCGCTGGCGACGGGAGCGATCCAGCTGCTCGGCGACCGGCCGTCCAGGAAAGGCATTTCCCTGACCGTCAGGATGGACCGGCCCATCAGGGTCCGGGGCGACGAGATGGCGCTGACCC
This Skermanella mucosa DNA region includes the following protein-coding sequences:
- a CDS encoding Bax inhibitor-1/YccA family protein encodes the protein MANGMFNRYATPGRAVDQAQYDEGLRQHMLSVYNYMMVGLGVTGVVAFATAMLAASNPAFAQALYGSPLKWVVMLAPLGFVFFLSAKIHSMSMSTAQMTFWAFAAVMGLSLSSIFLVFTGASIARVFFITAATFGGMSLWGYTTKRDLSGMGSFLMMGLIGIIIASVVNIFIGSTALQFAVSVIGVLVFTGLTAYDTQRIKEEYSEGYGSESLGKMALMGALSLYLNFINLFTMLLSLFGNRE
- a CDS encoding PAS domain-containing sensor histidine kinase, whose amino-acid sequence is MLTVKRSPAAPNRTDVRAGDRADDRAGRRRAFNVTIVYALAAGFWILLSDGLLNLLFGNAASLVLSLSQTVKGLTFILITSLLLHALIRHIGAAARAEVVLRQDQARLLVMLENMPVLVAALDEEGRLALWNREAERITGYSAAEAIGNPQLLSQLLPDPDYRRATAAAFRRADLCCRDWERQITCKDGQVRTIAISCIARHFPIADYPGGWGIGVDVTARLARERELAEARDALEGARAEAEAASRAKSDFLALVSHELRTPLTAVIGFADVMRAEYFGPLGSPRYHDYCRDIETSGRHLLSLIDGILDLAKTETGRYVLTEKEIDLPALATGAIQLLGDRPSRKGISLTVRMDRPIRVRGDEMALTQVLVNLLGNAVKYTPPGGRVELSAAPDGAGGLTLVVADTGIGIPSAELASVLEPFSQASNAGRTGESGSGLGLSIVRTLVDLHGGLLSVDSHLDAGTRVTVRLPAERVLPFP